In Phycisphaerales bacterium, the sequence TCGACGACGACAAACTGGCGCAGGAGGCGGCGCTCCTGCTCGATCGGCTTGTGCGACAAGGGCGTGCCTTCGGGATCCACGTGGTCCTCGGCTCACAGACGATCGGTGGGGCGTACAGCCTGGCGCGGAGCACCGTGGGGCAGATGGCCGTCCGCATCGCGCTGCAGTGCTCCGAGGCCGACTCGTATCTCATCATGAGCGAGGACAACCCGGCGGCACGCCTGCTCTCTCGCCCGGGCGAGGCGATCTACAACGACGCGAGCGGCATGCTCGAGGGGAACAGCCCCTTCCAGGTCGTGTGGCTCCCCGAAGAGAAGCGCGAGGCGTGTCTGAAGCAGGTTTCGGTGCTTGCGGACCAGATGCAGAAGCGTCCGCCTGCGCCCGTGGTCTTTGAGGGGAACGTGCCCGCGGACCTGGATCGAGACGCCCGCGAGTTGGGCCTGGGGCGATGGGTGGGCCAGACTGCGGCCCCGCGCGAGACGGGCGCGACCGCCCCACTGCCGCGCGTGTATCTCGGCGATCCGATCTCGATCAAGGAGCCGACGAGCGTGTCGCTGCGGCGACAGAGCGGGAGCCATCTGCTCCTCGTCGGGCAGCAGGAGAGCGCGGGGCTTGCGCTGTGCGCGTCGTCGATTCTGAGCCTGGCCTCGTCGCACGCGCAGGGTCTTGCGAGTTCGGGCGAGGCGTTCGTGCACATGCTCGACGCGGGGACGGTGGATGCCGATCAATCGCCGGTGCTGGTCCATGCCGCGAGGGCGCTGGGTTCGCGGGCGACGTATGGCGGCGTGCGAGACGCGGGCGCGATCGTCGGGCGCGTCTTCCAGGAACTCGAACGCCGCCGGCAGGACGAGCATGGCGAGTTCGCGCGGCAATACCTCATCGTTTTCGGGCTGCACCGCTTCCGCCCGTTGCGACGGAGCGAGGACGACTTTGCGTTCGACTCGGACACCGACGTCGAGACGCGTGCGGACAAGCAGTTCGCCCGGATCGTCCGTGATGGGCCGACGCACGGCCTGCACGTGATCACCTGGTGCGACAGCGTGACGTCTTTGGAACGGACGCTCGATCGGCGGGCGGTGCGTGAGTTTGATGCGCGGGTGGCGTTCCAGATGAGCGCGAACGACTCGAGCGCGCTGGTGGACAGCCCGCAGGCCGTCGGGCTTGGGCCGAATCGGGCGCTGTTGTACACGGAGGAGACGGGGCACGCGGAGAAGTTTCGGCCGTATGCCCTTGCGGATCCGCAGTGGCTGGCCGAGCAGTTGCGATCGATCCTTGCCGCTCCGGCCGGGGGGACGAGCCGTTTCCTGTCGTAACACCATCCAAACACAACGGGCGACGATCCCGGCCCGAATGTGGTTATCCGGCAACTTTCGGGCATGACGCCCCGGGATCGAGCCGATCCTCTCCAGGCGATACAGTGTGAACCCGCGCGATCGGATCGTCGCGGGTTGTGGTCCTCTCTCGATGTGGGACCTCGGACGCGTGGGAGTAGTGAGCAATGAAGGGTGTGATTCTCGCGGGCGGGCTTGGGACTCGGCTTCGGCCTTTGACCCTCGTCACCAACAAGCACCTCTTGCCGGTGTATGACCGGCCGATGATCTATTACCCGATCCAGTGCCTGCTCACGGCGGGCATCCGCGACATCCTCATCGTCACCGGGGGCGAGCACGCGGGGGACTTCCTCAAACTGCTGAAGAACGGCAAGCACCTGGGGATCAACCACCTCGAGTACGCCTATCAGGAGGGCGAGGGCGGGATCGCCGACGCGCTGCGCCTGGCCGAGGAGTTCGCCGACGGCGGGAAGATCAGCGTCGTGCTGGGCGACAACATCGTGCAGCACAACATCCGACGCGCGGCGGGGGACTTCTTCTCGCAGGCGTCTGGGGCGAAGCTGCTCCTGAAAGAGGTCCCCGATCCGCAGCGATTCGGCGTCTGCCGATTCGAGGGCGAGGGGAAGGCACGCCGGATCGCCGAGATCATCGAGAAGCCCAAGGACCCGCCGAGCAAGTGGGCCGTCACCGGGATCTACTTTTATGACGCGGACGTCTTCAAGTTCTGCAACGCGCTGAAGCCGTCGGCTCGCGGTGAACTCGAGATCACCGACGTGAACAACTATTACCTCAAGCGCGGCGACCTCACGCACACGGAACTCGATGGATGGTGGACCGACGCGGGGACGGTCGAGAGCCTGCACCGGGCGGCGAATCTTGTCGCCGAGGGCGGGGCGAACCTTGTGGATGGCAAGCCCGTGGACCTGACCGCGGTGGCAACGAAGGCGTAGCGGATCGCGCGTGAGTCCGGCGTGTGAAGAGTTTTTTTGCGATCGAGTGTTTGGAGCGATGCATCGATGCAACCGGTTCGTGCCATCTCGCCTCGTGTGTGGACGCCTGGGGAAGGGACGCTGCGCCAGGCGTGGGACGCGGCTCGTGAGAAGATCGAGCCGATCGTGTATCCGCTCGCGTTCTTCACGGACGACCGCGGTTTCTCGCTGATGAACCTCATGCAGGGCGTCGTCGAGCCGAGCGGGCAGGTGAACTTCAGCGTGCAGTATCCGGGCGTCGTGAAGGCGTGGCACGCGCATCGATTGCAGACGGATTTCTGGGTCTGCGTGCAGGGGCATCTCAAGGTCGGCTGCTATCGCGAGTCGGACCACACGGCGTGGGCCGTCGTCACGGGCGAGAGGCGGCCTGCGATCGTCATCATTCCGCCGCCGTTGTGGCACGGTGCGGCCACCGTCGGGCCGACGCCCGCGAGCCTGATGTACTACCTGACGCACGCCTTCAATCCGCAGCAGCCCGACGAGAACCGGCGCGCGTGGGACAGCGTCGTCGGATTCCCGTGGGCGCCCGAGAACAAGTGAGGGCATCGCGTGCGTGTGCTCGTCATTGGAAAATCGGGGATGCTGGCGCGGGCGCTCGCCGGGGAACTGACGCATCGGCGCGTCGCGTTCGAGGTTGTCGGGCGGCCCGAGGTCGATCTCTCGAAGCCATCGACGATTCCCGGCGGATTCGCGGGGTTCACGCACGTGATCAACGCGTCGGCGTGGACCGATGTCGACGGGGCCGAGACGCATGAGCGCGAGGCGACGGTGGTGAACGGCGAGAGCGTGGGCGTGCTCGCGAGGGCGTGTGCGGCGAGCGACACGACGCTCGTGCACTACTCGACGGACTATGTCTTCAATGGGCGGGCGAATACGCCGTACTCGATCGACACGCCGCGTGATCCGGTGAGTGCGTACGGGCGATCGAAGGCGAAGGGTGAAGCGTCGCTCCAGGAGACTCATTCTCTTGCCCCTCGCTGGCTGTGCCTCCGGACGAGTTGGCTTTATGCCCCGTGGGGGAAGAACTTTACGCGGACGATCGCCAGGGCCTCACGGGAGCGGGACGCCTTGAAAGTCGTGATCGATCAGCGCGGGAGGCCCAGCAGTTGTCTGACGCTCGCGCGGACCACGCTGGATCTCCTCGAGAAGAATGCCACGGGCATGCTGCACGCCTGCGATGCGGGCGAGTGCACGTGGTTCGAGTTCGCGAAGGAGATCGTGCGGCTGGCGGGACGCGAGGGGACGTGCCGTGTCGATCCGTGCACGACCGACGAGTTCCCGCGCCCGGCGCGACGGCCGGCATATAGCGTACTGGACCTCGCGCCGACCGAGGCGCTCGTGGGTCCGATGACGCCTTGGCGCGAGGCGTTGGCGGAGGTCTTCGCGCGGCTGGAGGCTTGATGGATGATTCGGAGCGTCAGTACGAACTCGCCGGATCGCCGATGACCGGCGAGCCGTCGCCTCGGGCTTCGTTCGTTGCGAATGTCGCGCTCTCGGTGCAACTTGGCCTGCTGGCGATCTCGCTCCTGATGGTTGTCTCGATGTGGATCGTGCAATCGAAGTCGGGCGGGTTGTCCGGGCCTGGCTTGGTCGATCCGAAGGTCGCGCCGCGATGGTGTCTCACGGCCAGTCTGGCGATGCTTGTCGCGGGGATTCTGCTCGCGGTGCAACTCGCGAGCGCGTCGTGGCGCGAGGGGCGATCGCTGGGACTGGGCGTGACGATGGCCGGGCTGGCGGGCGTGGGGTTCGCGTGGGGCTCGCCCAAAGATGGCGTCTTCTGGGTGGCGTGGGTCGTTCTGGGGTGGTCGGCGACTCTGACAGTTGCGGGGCTGTCGATTGCGATTCTCGCGGTGCAACGCTCGATGAATCGCTCGAAATCACGCTGAGTTCAGGGGTTGTGAGCAGCCAAATGCCGCTCCCGGCCACCCCAGGAACCGCCGATACACTTGTCTATGAGCATCGCATCTTCCGGTGGGCGTCACAGCCCCACTTCGTTAGGTATGAGTCAGGGTTCGGTCCCTTCGGCGACGCATGGCGGGCGTCTCGTCGCCAGCGGCGTCGTGGCCCAGGCCGCGGATCAGATCATGCAGGAAGTCGAGCGCGCCCGCGGCTCGATCACCGGCGTGCGTGGGCCCATGAGCGACCTCAAGGTCTCGTACGACGACCTGCTCGCGCGGGCGACGGCCGTGCGCGGCCGCGGGCTGCTGTATCCGTACATCTCCTCGGGCCTGGGGAACGGCGCACTCGTCGAACTCGCCGACGGCTCGGTGAAGTGGGACATGATCTGTGGCATTGGCGTGAACTTCTTCGGGCACGCCGACCCGGACCTGATCAAGGCCTCGATCCTCGGGAGCATCGACGACACGCTGAAGCAGGGCAACCTGCAATCGGGGTTCTCGTCGTATGAGTTCGCCGAGACGTTGCTCGCGGAGGCGAAGAAGCACAGCCGCCTGAAGCACGCGTACCTTGCGACGGGCGGCGCTATGGCGAACGAGAACGCGCTCAAAGTCTGCATCCAGAAGAAGTTTGTCGATCATCTCACCTCGCTCGGCGCGAACGCGAATGCGAAGCCCGAGCAGTTGCTGCTGGGCGCGAGTCCCACGCCCCGCGTGCTGGCGTTCAAGGACTGCTTCATGGGTCGCTCGCTGACGATGGCGTCGATCGGCGACAACCACGCGGGGCGTGAGGGACTGCCGATCGTCTTCCCGGTGGACTACATGCCGTTCTGGGATCCTGCGGCCGCCGAGCGTGTGGGCAAGGCGCGGTTTATTGACATGGCCGTGGATCACCTCGAGCAGTACGCGCATCGCTACCCTGGGCAGCACGCGTGCTTCATCTTCGAACTCGTGCAGGGCGAGGGCGGCTTCAACGTGGGCGACCGCGACTTCCTCAAGGCGCTCATGGACGCCTGCCGCCGGCACAAGATCGCGATCTGGGACGACGAGATCCAGACGTTCGGTCGCCTCGAGCGCATGTTCGCGTATGAGCACTTCGATCTGGGTGACTACGTCGATGTGTTGTGCGTCGGCAAGATGACGCAGGCGTGCGCCACGCTGTGGACGCCCGAGTTCAATCCACGATCGGCGATCCTCTCGGGGACATTCACCGGCGAGGGCCCGTCGTTCCGCGTCGGGCAGCGCGTGATCGAACGCCTCCGCGACGGCCACTTTTACTCCAACGGAACGACACCCGGCCTCTTCGCCCAGCACCATGCGAAGTTTCGCGTGCACACCAAGACGCTCATCGCGAAGCACCCCGAGTGGTTCCCCGCGGTCGAGTCGCTCGGCGGCGGCGGCGAGAAACTCATCGGCGGCGCGGGGGGGATGATGCGATTCACTCCGTTCGGCGGCGTGAAAGACAAGGTCAACAAGGCCTGCAAGGCGCTCTATGACGAGGGCGTCGTGCTCTTCTACTGCGGGCACGGGCCGTACCACGTCCGCATGCTCCCGCCGCTTCCCTCGATGAAGATGGACGACTGGCCCAAGGTCTTTGAGTGCGTGGAGCGCGGGCTCGCGAAGGCATCGGCGTGATCGCGGCGTTGTGACCCCGACGTAGTGATCCAAGGTTCATCGGCACCCCGCGTGCCGCGGCGACTGTCAGGAGCGACTTGTGTTCGTCATCCGCCAATCTAAACCCGATGATGTCCCGAACTTCCTCCGCCTCGCGCGGATGGTGTTCTTCATCAATCTGCCGCCCAACGAGGCGATCCTCCACGCGAAGGTCGAGCACTCGATGGCGTGCTTTCGCAAGGCCGCGGGTGTGAAGGAGTCGGCGAACGCTCCGGCACGACGGCGAAAGTCCGCCGGCGGCTTCGCCGAGAGCGAGGGCGACAGCGAACTCTTCGTCTTCACCATCGAGGACACCGAGACCCGCAGCGTCATCGGCACGTCACAGGTCCGCGCCCACCAGGGCGGGCCCGGCGATCCCAACTGGTCCTTCCGTATCACCGAGAAGACCTTCCGCAGCGAGCGCCTCGGCTGGGGCACGACGCACAAGGTCGGACAGTTGTATGGCGACGAGACCGGCCCGAGCGAGGTCGGCGGGCTCATCATCCAGCCGAGTTATCGCGGGCACAAGGATCGCCCCGGGCGGCTTCTCTCGTTCATCCGATTCCACTGGATCGGCCTGCACCGCAAGCGCTTCGCCGACCGTTTGCTCGCCGAAATGATGGCGCCGATCTCCAGCGACGGCGACAACGTCTTCTGGGATCATTTCGGACGCAAGTTCATCCCCGTGAAATATGGCGAGGCCGACCGGTTCTGCCAGCACAATCGCGGGTTCATTCCCGAACTCTTGCCCAAGGACGAGATCTATCTCTCGCTCTTCCCGCTCGAGGTGCAGAATCTCATCGGGGCCGTCTCACGCGAGACGATCCCCGCGCGGCGGATCCTTGAGAGCCTCGGCTTCCAGTATCGTAACTTCGTCGATCCCTTCGATGGCGGCCCGCACCTCGATGCCGTCACCGACGACGTCCCGCTCGTGAACGCGACCCGGCAAGTGACGCTCGTCGAGGCCGATGAGGATCGCTGCGACACGCCAGCGATCGTGAGCGTGACGGGCGAGGACGGCGAGTTCCGCGCGACCGAGGCGCTCGTGCATGCGACGAAGGCCGGCGTCGGCGTTCCGCGGGCCGTGCTCGATCTGCTCGGCGTAAGTGAGGCGAGCACCGACGGTGCGTGGACCCCGCTGTCGAAGTGGGCCGGGCGTTCGTCTTCGAGCGGCGAGACTCCGGTGACACGCAACGGACATGTGAAGGCCGCGAAGGCATCGAAGCGATCCGATCGATCAACCGCGCGGACGCCGAAACCTGCTTCTCGCTCCTCATCAAAGCCATCTTCGAAGCCCGCCAAATCGAAGCGAGCGCGTTCGTGAGCGGCCAGGCCCACCACCCCTCGCTCTCTCGCGGGCCCGCGGACCTCATCGCCGGCGAGTGGCGTTCGCTGGAATCAGGCGCGGGTGAGCGCATCGTCTCGACCAATCCGGCCCATCCCTCGCGCGTGGTCTGGCAAGGCGTGGATAATCCATCCCATGTCGACGCCGCCGTCGCCGCGGCGAGATCGGCCTTTGCCGAGTGGTCCAACTGGCCCTTCGAGAAGCGCGTGGGCGTGCTCCGCGCTTTTCAACGCATCGCCAAGTCTCGTGAGGCGGCCCTCACCGAACTCCTGCGCGACGAGATCGGCAAGGCGACGTGGGATTCCAAGGGTGAGGCGGGCCTGCTCTCGGGGAAGGTCGATATCACGCTCGACGACTCCGAGCACGGGGCGATGCGTCGTGTATCGGCGTTCGATGTCGCCGTGGGCCCGACGCGCGCTGGACGCGCGTGGTTCAAACCGCATGGCGTGATGGCGGTCCTCGGGCCGTTCAACTTCCCGATGCACCTTCCCAACGGGCACATCATCCCCGCGCTCGCGATGGGGAACACGATCGTCTTCAAGCCTAGCGATAAGACGCCCGCGTGCGGGCAGGCGCTCGCCGAGATGTACCACGACGCGCTCGTTGAAGCCGGGGCGCCCAGGGGCGTCGTGAATCTCGTGCAGGGCGGCGCGAAGGTCGCGGCGTCGCTCGCGTCGCACCGCGACATCGACGGTGTACTCTTCACCGGTTCCTGGGACGTCGGCCGACGCATTATGCAGGCGAATCTCGATCATCCCGGTCGCATCCTCGCCCTCGAGATGGGCGGCAACAACCCCGCGATCGTGATGGACGATGCCGATCTCAGGCAGGCACTGGTCGAGATCGTGCGATGCGCCTTCGTGACGAGCGGGCAACGTTGCACCTGCACGCGGCGCGTGATCGTGCATGAGAGAGTCGCGGATCGATTCATCGGCGCGCTCGTGGAGAGTGCCAAGCGCCTCGTCGTGGGCGATCCCGCGACGGAGGGCACGTTCATGGGCCCTGTGGTCGCGAAGGGTGCTCGCGATGGGATCCTCCACGCGTTCGAGTCACTCGTGAAGGCGGGGGCGAAGGCCCTGCTCTCGTGCGAGGCACGGACCATTGACGCGAAGGACAACGGCTGGTACGTCTCGCCCGGCATTCTCCGCGTCGATCGTTTCACGAAGAATGCCGATATCGCCACACCGGGTGGCGGGGTCGATGTCGAGGTCTTTGGACCGTTGCTTCGCGTCAGCGTGGTGAAGACCCTTGACGAGGCGATCGAGCAGGCCAACGCAACGTCGTTCGGGCTTGCGGCCTCGATCTTCACGCACAAACAATCGTCGATTGAACAATTCCTTCGCGACACTCGCGCCGGGTGCCTCAACGTCAACACCGGGACCGCGGGGGCGAGCAGCAAACTCCCCTTTGGCGGCCTGGGGCACTCGGGCAACCACCGCCCCGCCGGCGCGTTCAGCCTTGATTACTGCGCCTACCCGATCGCCGGCATGACCGAGACCGGTGCCGCAAGCACCATGGCCCCAGGGATGACGATC encodes:
- a CDS encoding NTP transferase domain-containing protein, giving the protein MKGVILAGGLGTRLRPLTLVTNKHLLPVYDRPMIYYPIQCLLTAGIRDILIVTGGEHAGDFLKLLKNGKHLGINHLEYAYQEGEGGIADALRLAEEFADGGKISVVLGDNIVQHNIRRAAGDFFSQASGAKLLLKEVPDPQRFGVCRFEGEGKARRIAEIIEKPKDPPSKWAVTGIYFYDADVFKFCNALKPSARGELEITDVNNYYLKRGDLTHTELDGWWTDAGTVESLHRAANLVAEGGANLVDGKPVDLTAVATKA
- a CDS encoding dTDP-4-dehydrorhamnose 3,5-epimerase family protein translates to MQPVRAISPRVWTPGEGTLRQAWDAAREKIEPIVYPLAFFTDDRGFSLMNLMQGVVEPSGQVNFSVQYPGVVKAWHAHRLQTDFWVCVQGHLKVGCYRESDHTAWAVVTGERRPAIVIIPPPLWHGAATVGPTPASLMYYLTHAFNPQQPDENRRAWDSVVGFPWAPENK
- the rfbD gene encoding dTDP-4-dehydrorhamnose reductase encodes the protein MRVLVIGKSGMLARALAGELTHRRVAFEVVGRPEVDLSKPSTIPGGFAGFTHVINASAWTDVDGAETHEREATVVNGESVGVLARACAASDTTLVHYSTDYVFNGRANTPYSIDTPRDPVSAYGRSKAKGEASLQETHSLAPRWLCLRTSWLYAPWGKNFTRTIARASRERDALKVVIDQRGRPSSCLTLARTTLDLLEKNATGMLHACDAGECTWFEFAKEIVRLAGREGTCRVDPCTTDEFPRPARRPAYSVLDLAPTEALVGPMTPWREALAEVFARLEA
- a CDS encoding aminotransferase class III-fold pyridoxal phosphate-dependent enzyme; its protein translation is MSQGSVPSATHGGRLVASGVVAQAADQIMQEVERARGSITGVRGPMSDLKVSYDDLLARATAVRGRGLLYPYISSGLGNGALVELADGSVKWDMICGIGVNFFGHADPDLIKASILGSIDDTLKQGNLQSGFSSYEFAETLLAEAKKHSRLKHAYLATGGAMANENALKVCIQKKFVDHLTSLGANANAKPEQLLLGASPTPRVLAFKDCFMGRSLTMASIGDNHAGREGLPIVFPVDYMPFWDPAAAERVGKARFIDMAVDHLEQYAHRYPGQHACFIFELVQGEGGFNVGDRDFLKALMDACRRHKIAIWDDEIQTFGRLERMFAYEHFDLGDYVDVLCVGKMTQACATLWTPEFNPRSAILSGTFTGEGPSFRVGQRVIERLRDGHFYSNGTTPGLFAQHHAKFRVHTKTLIAKHPEWFPAVESLGGGGEKLIGGAGGMMRFTPFGGVKDKVNKACKALYDEGVVLFYCGHGPYHVRMLPPLPSMKMDDWPKVFECVERGLAKASA
- a CDS encoding arginine N-succinyltransferase codes for the protein MFVIRQSKPDDVPNFLRLARMVFFINLPPNEAILHAKVEHSMACFRKAAGVKESANAPARRRKSAGGFAESEGDSELFVFTIEDTETRSVIGTSQVRAHQGGPGDPNWSFRITEKTFRSERLGWGTTHKVGQLYGDETGPSEVGGLIIQPSYRGHKDRPGRLLSFIRFHWIGLHRKRFADRLLAEMMAPISSDGDNVFWDHFGRKFIPVKYGEADRFCQHNRGFIPELLPKDEIYLSLFPLEVQNLIGAVSRETIPARRILESLGFQYRNFVDPFDGGPHLDAVTDDVPLVNATRQVTLVEADEDRCDTPAIVSVTGEDGEFRATEALVHATKAGVGVPRAVLDLLGVSEASTDGAWTPLSKWAGRSSSSGETPVTRNGHVKAAKASKRSDRSTARTPKPASRSSSKPSSKPAKSKRARS
- a CDS encoding aldehyde dehydrogenase family protein translates to MSGQAHHPSLSRGPADLIAGEWRSLESGAGERIVSTNPAHPSRVVWQGVDNPSHVDAAVAAARSAFAEWSNWPFEKRVGVLRAFQRIAKSREAALTELLRDEIGKATWDSKGEAGLLSGKVDITLDDSEHGAMRRVSAFDVAVGPTRAGRAWFKPHGVMAVLGPFNFPMHLPNGHIIPALAMGNTIVFKPSDKTPACGQALAEMYHDALVEAGAPRGVVNLVQGGAKVAASLASHRDIDGVLFTGSWDVGRRIMQANLDHPGRILALEMGGNNPAIVMDDADLRQALVEIVRCAFVTSGQRCTCTRRVIVHERVADRFIGALVESAKRLVVGDPATEGTFMGPVVAKGARDGILHAFESLVKAGAKALLSCEARTIDAKDNGWYVSPGILRVDRFTKNADIATPGGGVDVEVFGPLLRVSVVKTLDEAIEQANATSFGLAASIFTHKQSSIEQFLRDTRAGCLNVNTGTAGASSKLPFGGLGHSGNHRPAGAFSLDYCAYPIAGMTETGAASTMAPGMTIDDAWLIG